Proteins encoded within one genomic window of Pieris rapae chromosome 1, ilPieRapa1.1, whole genome shotgun sequence:
- the LOC111003889 gene encoding trypsin CFT-1, which produces MRGIIGLWLVLAVATANPTAQSEPRYGRIIGGDVTTIDRYPSAVALIGYDCFANVHYQMCGGAIINSRSVLTAAHCLTDIVPLYYRKMRVGSAFKNSGGVVHDVSKVIIHSEYISRTVVNDIGIVRSKTSFEFNENVAPGVVAGRNYYLGDNQPIWAIGWGMMNLTTGEGAEQLREVQVYSINWNICAQRYIENGQHLGENMFCMGLLDVGGKNTCFGDSGSPVYHNNAIVGVCSWGPSPCADARFPAVNTRVSAYEDWLRANA; this is translated from the exons ATGCGTGGAATTATAGGGTTATGGTTAGTCTTGGCTGTTGCCACag CAAACCCCACAGCGCAAAGCGAACCTAGATATGGCAGAATTATCGGCGGTGATGTGACGACTATTGATCGGTATCCATCCGCCGTAGCTCTGATAGGATATGACTGCTTTGCTAATGTTCACTACCAGATGTGTGGCGGCGCCATTATCAATAGTAGATCCGTTTTGACAGCGGCTCATTGCTTAAC agACATTGTGCCATTATATTACCGGAAGATGCGCGTAGGGTCTGCTTTTAAAAACTCGGGTGGTGTCGTGCATGACGTTTCGAAAGTAATAATACATTCCGAATACATATCACGAACAGTAGTTAACGACATTGGTATCGTTCGGTCGAAAACTTCATTTGAATTCAATGAAAACGTAGCACCCGGAGTGGTTGCAGGaaggaattattatttaggagATAATCAACCTATATGGGCAATTGGATGGGGAATGATGAATTTG ACTACCGGCGAAGGAGCCGAGCAGTTAAGAGAAGTCCAAGTATACTCAATCAACTGGAACATATGTGCGCAGCGCTATATTGAAAATGGCCAGCACTTAGGAGAAAACATGTTTTGTATGGGCCTATTAGACGTTGGAGGAAAAAACACATGTTTCGGCGACTCGGGCAGCCCTGTTTATCACAATAATGCAATTGTTGGTGTATGTTCTTGGGGACCATCACCTTGCGCAGACGCTCGATTCCCTGCGGTTAATACTCGCGTTTCAGCTTATGAAGATTGGTTAAGGGCTAATGCCTAG
- the LOC111003888 gene encoding trypsin CFT-1-like, giving the protein MRILSVFLTLCVVSSLASSCSIRLPSGKSNRKPRIVGGTETTIDKHPSAAILLDYNQNLNHHWHKCSAVIVNVRSVVTAAACVREFIPVTTWRVRVGSSFLSSGGVIHTASRLFLHPDYNMCTRDNDIAIIRLATAIEYNENVQRASIAGKNYIVYENQAVVAVGWGIYDQVTYPGRGSEQLREVVVRTTNWKKCGEVYKWKTGLNVSQSMICTNTDVGRRQCGGDTGGPIYHNGVFVGVHVWDDVERDCSNPDVPAINMKVSNYVDWISQNV; this is encoded by the exons ATGCGAATCCTTAGCGTATTTTTGACTCTCTGTGTTGTAAGTTCGTTGGCTTCAAGCTGTAGCATACGTTTGCCGTCAG GAAAGTCCAATCGAAAGCCTAGAATAGTAGGCGGTACTGAGACTACTATCGATAAACATCCATCTGCTGCCATACTTCTTGATTACAACCAGAATTTAAACCACCACTGGCATAAATGCAGTGCAGTCATTGTTAACGTACGATCTGTTGTCACGGCTGCAGCTTGTGTTAG AGAATTTATTCCAGTAACAACATGGCGAGTTCGTGTGGGCTCCAGCTTCTTATCAAGTGGTGGTGTCATACATACCGCCAGCAGATTATTTCTTCACCCCGACTACAATATGTGCACTAGAGACAATGACATAGCTATTATTCGATTAGCCACTGCTATTGAATACAACGAGAATGTTCAGCGCGCATCCATTGCAGGCAAGAACTATATCGTATATGAGAATCAGGCTGTTGTTGCTGTGGGCTGGGGAATATACGACCAAGTG ACCTATCCGGGACGCGGCTCCGAACAGCTTCGTGAGGTTGTGGTTCGCACTACTAATTGGAAAAAATGTGGTGAAGTCTACAAATGGAAGACAGGTTTAAACGTAAGCCAAAGTATGATCTGCACAAACACTGACGTCGGTCGCAGACAGTGTGGAGGTGACACTGGCGGTCCAATCTATCATAATGGAGTCTTCGTTGGCGTCCATGTATGGGATGACGTAGAACGTGACTGCAGTAATCCTGATGTACCCGCTATTAATATGAAAGTTTCCAACTACGTCGACTGGATAAGCcagaatgtttaa